In the genome of Chloroflexota bacterium, one region contains:
- a CDS encoding SDR family oxidoreductase: protein MVSKGGGMILERLSLRGKTAIVSGAGGEGIGTATSLALAEAGAKVVAVDIAAERVQDTERRLRAMGGECLGIQADLRKKSEVDRIIAQAVQRYGGVHCLANVAGGMQPGQWGRLEDYGEREFDDVISLNLRYVFLICQAVAKHMIERQIRGTMVSVASVSGIASAPYHAPYGAAKAGLMALTRSMAIEWSAYGIRANALAPGSVKTPRAMAGSAMDMDERAKGNIPIGRVCQPDEIAAGILFLLSPLSSAISGQTLIVDGAATAKFPLMGQTNKYAPEVRVEAPRP from the coding sequence ATGGTTTCCAAAGGAGGCGGCATGATTCTCGAACGATTGAGCCTTAGAGGCAAGACGGCCATCGTTTCCGGCGCGGGCGGTGAAGGGATCGGCACGGCGACATCGCTCGCCCTTGCAGAGGCGGGGGCGAAGGTGGTCGCGGTGGACATCGCCGCCGAGCGCGTGCAGGACACGGAACGCAGGCTCCGCGCGATGGGCGGCGAGTGCTTGGGCATCCAGGCCGACCTTCGGAAGAAGAGCGAAGTTGATCGCATCATCGCGCAAGCGGTGCAGCGCTACGGCGGCGTGCATTGCCTCGCAAACGTGGCGGGCGGCATGCAGCCTGGGCAATGGGGCAGGCTGGAAGACTACGGAGAGCGGGAGTTCGACGACGTCATTAGCCTGAACCTGCGCTATGTCTTCCTCATCTGCCAGGCGGTGGCCAAGCACATGATCGAACGGCAGATCAGGGGAACGATGGTCAGCGTCGCCTCGGTCAGCGGGATCGCGAGCGCGCCCTACCATGCGCCGTACGGCGCGGCGAAGGCCGGGCTGATGGCGCTGACGCGCTCCATGGCGATCGAGTGGTCGGCCTACGGCATCCGGGCGAACGCCCTTGCTCCGGGATCGGTGAAGACGCCGCGGGCGATGGCAGGCAGCGCCATGGACATGGACGAGCGGGCGAAGGGAAACATCCCCATTGGGCGCGTCTGCCAGCCGGACGAGATCGCGGCTGGCATCTTGTTTCTCCTCTCGCCGCTTTCAAGCGCCATCTCAGGGCAGACGCTCATCGTGGACGGGGCGGCAACGGCGAAGTTTCCCCTCATGGGGCAAACGAACAAGTATGCGCCGGAGGTGCGAGTGGAGGCTCCCAGGCCCTAG
- a CDS encoding glycosyltransferase family 4 protein, whose amino-acid sequence MKIALVSPYDWAYPGGVKNHIRSLSDELQRMGHRTTIVSPSSKPARELATPNLVTIGKPIPLPIAGSIARPTFSLHRGPQVRALLEEEEFDVVHLHEPLVSALTISFLRNSHTLNVGTFHAYVPRSRGYRSAKPLMKRWFRNLHGKIAVSQAAADLIGKYFPGYYNIIPNGINLDHFRPDVQPIESYMDGKLNIVFVGRMEKRKGLRYLISAYGRLKWEYPQIRLIIIGPGKLDPASERVLGERVLDDIEIVGGVDYAELPRYYRTADIFISPATGGESFGIVLLEAMATERPIIASNIPGYAGVMQHGVQGLLVEPQDDQALAAAIVELMQNPDQRRAMGARGRLHAQAYGWPKVARQVYNYYERLLDERGALDRIEKKP is encoded by the coding sequence ATGAAAATCGCGCTCGTCTCTCCGTACGACTGGGCTTATCCCGGCGGCGTGAAGAACCACATCCGCTCCCTCTCCGATGAACTCCAGCGGATGGGCCACCGCACGACCATCGTTTCGCCGTCCTCTAAGCCTGCGCGGGAGTTGGCCACGCCCAACCTTGTCACCATCGGCAAGCCGATTCCCCTCCCTATCGCCGGCTCCATCGCCCGCCCTACCTTCTCTCTCCATCGCGGGCCCCAGGTGAGGGCGCTTCTGGAAGAGGAAGAGTTCGATGTTGTCCATCTGCACGAGCCCCTCGTCTCCGCTCTGACGATCTCCTTCCTCCGCAACTCTCATACCTTGAACGTCGGCACGTTCCACGCCTATGTTCCCCGCAGCAGGGGCTATCGCTCCGCCAAGCCCCTCATGAAACGCTGGTTCCGAAACCTTCACGGGAAGATCGCTGTCTCCCAAGCCGCCGCCGACCTTATCGGCAAGTACTTCCCCGGGTACTACAACATCATCCCTAACGGCATCAACCTCGATCATTTCCGGCCGGACGTTCAGCCCATCGAAAGCTATATGGATGGAAAGCTCAACATCGTCTTTGTCGGCCGGATGGAGAAGCGCAAAGGCCTCCGGTACCTCATCTCGGCCTACGGGCGTCTCAAGTGGGAGTACCCTCAGATCCGCCTCATCATCATCGGCCCCGGCAAGCTCGATCCCGCCTCTGAGCGCGTCCTTGGCGAGCGTGTGCTAGACGACATCGAAATCGTCGGCGGCGTTGACTATGCCGAGCTGCCGCGCTACTACCGCACCGCTGATATTTTCATCTCCCCCGCCACCGGCGGTGAAAGCTTTGGCATCGTCCTCCTGGAAGCAATGGCGACCGAGCGTCCCATCATCGCCTCCAACATCCCAGGCTATGCCGGCGTTATGCAGCACGGCGTTCAAGGCCTGCTGGTGGAGCCTCAGGATGACCAAGCGCTGGCCGCCGCCATCGTGGAACTGATGCAGAATCCTGACCAGCGCCGCGCTATGGGAGCTCGGGGACGCCTCCATGCGCAAGCCTACGGCTGGCCAAAGGTCGCACGCCAGGTCTACAACTATTACGAACGCCTCCTCGATGAGCGTGGCGCGCTCGATAGGATCGAAAAGAAGCCATGA
- the truB gene encoding tRNA pseudouridine(55) synthase TruB: MASPMDGILSILKPVGPTSHDMVRLVKRLTNAERAGHGGTLDPQASGVLPILLGHATRVSEYLLDVAKVYRATISMGATSSTYDREGEITPAGDAGRISLEAVREALPRFQGFILQRPPMFSAVKRHGQPLYKMARAGKEVERAERTVHVKRIDLLDWSPPLLTLDIECGRGTYIRSIAHELGQALGCGAYLASLERRRVGPFSIEEALTIEQLEEAAREGFLDRLLYPADLLLLHLPAAIVSDADVRAIGQGQYFHSVEFAPTSHTQCRAYDFAGEMVALLTKDKTGEMWKPSKVLLGSRIAETLGPGPDPEGVIDG, translated from the coding sequence TTGGCATCGCCCATGGATGGCATCCTCAGCATCCTGAAGCCCGTCGGCCCCACCTCGCACGATATGGTGCGCCTGGTGAAGCGCCTCACCAACGCAGAGCGCGCCGGCCACGGCGGCACCCTCGATCCCCAGGCCTCAGGCGTCCTCCCCATCCTCCTCGGCCACGCCACCCGCGTCAGCGAATACCTGCTGGACGTGGCCAAGGTCTACCGAGCCACGATTTCCATGGGCGCCACCTCCAGCACCTATGACCGTGAGGGCGAAATCACGCCTGCAGGAGATGCTGGGCGCATAAGCCTGGAGGCGGTACGCGAGGCCCTGCCGCGCTTCCAGGGCTTCATCCTCCAGCGCCCGCCGATGTTCAGCGCCGTGAAACGCCACGGCCAGCCCCTCTACAAGATGGCGCGCGCCGGGAAAGAGGTTGAGCGCGCCGAGCGGACCGTTCACGTCAAGCGGATAGATCTGCTGGACTGGTCGCCGCCGCTTTTGACCCTGGACATCGAATGCGGGCGCGGGACCTACATCCGCTCCATCGCCCATGAGCTCGGCCAAGCGCTTGGCTGCGGCGCCTATCTCGCCTCCCTGGAACGCCGCCGGGTGGGACCTTTCTCGATTGAGGAAGCGCTCACCATCGAACAGCTCGAAGAGGCGGCCCGCGAAGGCTTCCTTGATCGACTCCTCTACCCCGCCGATCTCTTGCTTCTCCACCTCCCTGCCGCCATCGTCTCGGATGCCGATGTGCGCGCCATCGGGCAGGGGCAATACTTCCATAGCGTGGAGTTCGCGCCCACGTCGCACACCCAGTGCCGCGCCTATGACTTCGCAGGGGAGATGGTAGCCCTGCTCACTAAAGACAAGACGGGCGAAATGTGGAAGCCGTCAAAGGTTCTGCTCGGCTCCCGCATCGCGGAGACCCTTGGACCAGGGCCGGACCCCGAAGGCGTCATAGATGGATAA
- a CDS encoding CDP-alcohol phosphatidyltransferase family protein: MTAAQTTLFERLRGRSRAMLSGIIDPIVGMLDRMGVTPNQITILGLLASIGAGALLWADHLVWGGILILAGSAIDLLDGALARRTNRATKLGAFLDSNLDRVSEAAIFFGLLAHFLGTGEHEEAMLTVAVLIWTSMVSYVKARAEGLDYPCTSGIVTRPERIILIGIGLISGFMTAFLYITAILSFVTACQRFLEVWRQGERKA, translated from the coding sequence ATGACCGCCGCACAAACGACGCTCTTCGAGCGCCTTCGCGGGCGGAGCCGCGCGATGCTCTCCGGCATCATTGACCCCATAGTCGGCATGCTGGATCGCATGGGCGTCACCCCGAATCAGATCACGATCCTGGGCTTGCTGGCCAGCATCGGCGCGGGCGCGCTTCTCTGGGCGGATCACCTGGTCTGGGGCGGCATCCTGATTCTGGCCGGCAGCGCCATTGACCTGCTGGATGGCGCCCTCGCCCGCCGCACCAACCGCGCCACAAAGCTTGGCGCATTCCTGGACTCCAACCTGGATCGCGTCTCGGAAGCGGCCATCTTCTTCGGCCTATTGGCCCACTTCCTGGGTACAGGCGAACATGAAGAGGCGATGCTCACCGTCGCGGTGCTGATCTGGACCTCCATGGTCAGCTACGTCAAAGCCCGCGCCGAAGGGTTGGACTATCCCTGCACCAGCGGCATCGTCACCAGGCCGGAGCGCATCATCCTCATCGGCATCGGCCTCATCTCCGGCTTCATGACGGCCTTCCTTTACATCACGGCCATCCTCAGCTTCGTGACTGCCTGCCAGCGCTTCCTGGAAGTCTGGCGTCAGGGAGAGCGCAAAGCCTAG